A region from the Candidatus Acidulodesulfobacterium ferriphilum genome encodes:
- a CDS encoding efflux RND transporter periplasmic adaptor subunit: protein MFKMKKFFDNIKKTVPNNKFFIPVILFILAGIFLIIYRFFILPVNFYYNKELYNLSNYNIRIGVSKKVRLLRLSHIKKIKPYFRIVKTIKVSPRIRARGRTTFATPLARTISLKFGGYISKIYADKTGIKVRKGMPLFSLYSPSLIDAENDYNLAYKNYQRLKNTSFKSQAQTIYVSAEKKLLFWGINKNQLERIKKDKKIIKQIPVYSPINGIVVRKFITQGGYIKPSKRLYELANISKLWMKIFINVHDLKFINIGKRVSLRFAYYKKRTFHGIISYVYPYTYKKGKFIKVRISVANTKHALKINSYGNAYIKMPFTERLAVPVSSVAHIGYKDVVLIYDKSKNAFKAKSILIGARDGNYYPVIEGLKSKEIVLKLKNLSKINISDLRKINHYLILSSVKINSL, encoded by the coding sequence ATGTTTAAAATGAAGAAATTCTTCGATAATATTAAAAAGACCGTTCCGAACAATAAATTTTTTATTCCGGTTATTTTATTTATACTGGCAGGAATATTTTTAATCATATACAGGTTTTTTATCCTGCCGGTAAATTTTTACTACAATAAGGAATTATATAATCTCAGTAATTATAACATCAGGATAGGCGTCAGTAAAAAGGTGCGCCTATTAAGGCTTAGCCATATAAAAAAAATAAAACCCTATTTCCGAATAGTAAAAACCATAAAAGTATCTCCAAGAATCAGGGCAAGGGGCAGGACTACATTTGCCACTCCGTTAGCGAGAACTATTTCGTTGAAATTCGGCGGTTATATTTCTAAGATATACGCCGATAAAACCGGAATTAAAGTTCGCAAAGGAATGCCTTTATTTTCGTTATACAGCCCGTCCTTAATAGATGCGGAAAATGACTATAACCTTGCATATAAAAACTATCAAAGACTTAAAAATACCTCATTTAAATCGCAAGCCCAAACAATTTATGTATCCGCCGAAAAAAAACTTTTATTCTGGGGGATAAATAAAAACCAGCTTGAAAGAATAAAAAAAGATAAAAAAATTATTAAACAAATACCCGTATATTCCCCTATAAATGGAATAGTGGTCAGAAAATTCATTACTCAAGGCGGTTACATTAAGCCGAGCAAAAGACTTTACGAGCTGGCTAATATATCGAAACTCTGGATGAAAATATTTATAAATGTTCACGATTTAAAATTTATCAATATAGGAAAGCGGGTCTCTTTAAGATTTGCATATTATAAAAAAAGAACTTTTCACGGCATAATTTCATATGTTTATCCATATACCTATAAAAAAGGAAAATTTATTAAAGTAAGAATATCCGTAGCAAATACAAAACATGCCTTAAAAATTAATTCTTACGGAAACGCATATATAAAAATGCCTTTTACCGAACGCTTGGCCGTGCCGGTCTCTTCCGTGGCTCATATAGGTTATAAAGATGTCGTGCTAATTTATGATAAAAGCAAAAACGCGTTTAAAGCAAAAAGTATCCTTATAGGCGCAAGGGACGGTAATTATTATCCTGTCATAGAAGGCTTAAAATCGAAAGAAATCGTTCTTAAATTAAAAAATTTAAGCAAGATAAATATAAGTGATTTAAGAAAAATAAATCATTATCTTATTCTATCTTCCGTAAAAATAAATTCTTTATAA